The following are encoded together in the Juglans microcarpa x Juglans regia isolate MS1-56 chromosome 2D, Jm3101_v1.0, whole genome shotgun sequence genome:
- the LOC121250430 gene encoding uncharacterized protein LOC121250430, with translation MSGGYYSSKKTDDICEGVCGQQGTCAELIMSRLRCILRGLDLRTYMILFMIVPICIFGAYLHGQKVSYFLRPIWESPPKPFHNVPHYYNENVSMETLCKLHGWGIRESPRRVYDAVLFSNELDILTIRWNELHPYVTQFVLLESNSTFTGLPKPLLFASNRDHFKFIEPRLTYGTIGGRFKKGENPFVEEAYQRLALDQLLKVAGIEDDDLLIMSDVDEIPSAHTINLLRWCDDILPVLHLRLRNYLYSFEFFIDNKSWRASVHRYKTGKTRYAHYRQTDDILTDAGWHCSFCFRHISEFVFKMRAYSHTDRVRFSHYLNHERIQDVICKGANLFDMIPEEYTFKEIIGKMGPIPHSYSAVHFPAYLLNNAEKYKYLLPGNCQRESG, from the exons ATGTCAGGTGGGTATTATAGTTCTAAGAAGACCGATGATATCTGCGAAGGCGTTTGTGGCCAg CAGGGAACTTGTGCAGAGCTGATTATGTCAAGACTCCGATGTATTCTGCGAGGGTTGGACCTGAGGAcctatatgattttgtttatgatTGTCCCCATATGCATCTTCGGTGCATATTTGCATGGGCAGAAGGTCTCTTACTTTCTAAGACCAATATGGGAATCACCTCCGAAGCCCTTCCACAATGTCCCTCACTATTATAATGAGAATGTATCAATGGAGACTCTTTGCAAACTTCATGGGTGGGGAATTCGTGAATCACCAAGACGAGTCTATGATGCAGTGCTTTTCAGTAATGAGCTTGACATCCTTACAATCCGATGGAATGAATTGCATCCGTATGTGACACAGTTTGTTCTTCTCGAATCAAACTCAACATTCACAGGCTTGCCTAAACCATTGCTCTTCGCAAGCAACCGTGACCATTTCAAGTTTATTGAACCTCGGCTGACTTATGGGACGATTGGAGGAAGATTCAAGAAAGGCGAAAATCCATTTGTTGAAGAGGCATATCAGAGATTAGCACTGGACCAGCTCTTGAAAGTTGCAGGCATAGAAGATGATGATTTGTTGATAATGTCTGATGTTGATGAGATTCCAAGTGCCCACACAATTAATCTCTTGAGATGGTGTGATGACATTCTGCCTGTCCTTCACCTTCGCCTGAGGAACTACTTGtattcttttgagttttttattgACAACAAGAGCTGGAGAGCTTCGGTCCATAGGTACAAAACTGGAAAGACTAGATATGCACATTATCGACAAACCGATGACATCTTGACAGATGCGGGGTGGCACTGTAGCTTTTGCTTTCGCCATATCAGCGAATTTGTGTTTAAGATGAGGGCTTACAGTCATACCGATCGGGTCAGGTTTTCTCATTACCTGAACCACGAAAGAATTCAGGATGTAATATGCAAAGGGGCTAACCTGTTTGACATGATTCCTGAGGAGTACACATTTAAGGAGATTATTGGAAAGATGGGACCTATTCCTCATTCTTATTCAGCAGTTCATTTTCCAGCGTATTTGTTGAACAATGCTGAGAAGTACAAATATCTGTTGCCTGGTAACTGCCAAAGAGAAAGTGGCTGA
- the LOC121250304 gene encoding SUPPRESSOR OF GAMMA RESPONSE 1-like isoform X2, which yields MNSRGLATKVRNATCSPAYQIKDCGANRECPKCHYCIDNSDVSPEWPGLPLGVKFDPSDTELLEHLAAKCGVGNSKEHLFIDEFIPTLEEEQGICYTHPENLPGAKRDGSSVHFFHRTMNAYASGHRKRRKIHSQHSLNKEHVRWHKTGKTKPVMENGVQKGCKKIMVLYKGSKKGSKPGKFNWVMHQYHLGTEEEEKEGEFVVSKILYQQPKQTDNNDGSPVVQDSEIMTLQNSPRTPKANPPHPPRTGKSVLLDDFDHSNILLSPAQEAEYGSKASRTPASDIQSKDKMEYPAWLAGESQAVENSVLKCTDDSLLCKEVFNSCAVDHSSMNHISYTDFVSNIDEDSGINNVSPGIADLENIELDTPPDFPLADLQFSSQDSILGWFDRL from the exons ATGAACAGCAGAGGATTGGCAACAAAAGTGAGAAATGCTACGTGTTCTCCTGCTTATCAAATTAAAGACTGCGGAGCAAATCGTGAATGCCCAAAATGCCATTATTGTATTGACAACAGTGAT GTATCTCCTGAATGGCCTGGCCTGCCTCTTGGTGTGAAGTTTGATCCTTCAGATACAGAGCTCTTAGAACATTTAGCGGCAAAGTGTGGTGTTGGAAACTCAAAGGAACACTTGTTTATTGatgagttcatcccaacacttgagGAGGAGCAAGGAATTTGCTACACCCATCCAGAAAATCTTCCAG gGGCTAAGAGAGATGGAAGCAGTGTCCATTTCTTTCACAGAACAATGAATGCATATGCTTCTGGTCATCGGAAACGCCGCAAGATCCATAGTCAACATAGTTTGAACAAGGAGCATGTCCGCTGGCACAAGACAGGTAAGACCAAACCTGTGATGGAAAATGGAGTGCAGAAGGGCTGTAAGAAGATCATGGTGCTGTATAAAGGTTCAAAGAAGGGGTCCAAGCCAGGTAAGTTCAATTGGGTGATGCATCAATATCATCTTgggactgaagaagaagagaaggaaggagaatTTGTGGTCTCAAAAATTCTCTACCAACAGCCAAAGCAGACTGACAATAATGATGGCAGCCCGGTGGTTCAGGATTCTGAAATTATGACTCTACAAAATAGTCCTAGGACTCCAAAAGCAAACCCTCCCCATCCACCCCGCACTGGGAAATCTGTTCTGCTTGATGATTTTGATCACAGTAACATACTCCTGTCCCCTGCTCAG GAAGCAGAATATGGCTCTAAAGCATCTCGCACCCCTGCATCTGATATTCAGAGTAAGGACAAGATGGAGTACCCTGCATGGTTGGCAGGCGAATCTCAGGCCGTTGAGAACTCTGTTTTAAAATGCACGGATGATTCATTGCTATGCAAGGAGGTTTTCAATTCTTGTGCTGTAGATCATTCAAGCATGAATCACATCTCTTATACTGACTTTGTTAGCAACATAGATGAGGATAGTGGAATTAACAATGTGTCTCCTGGAATTGCTGACCTCGAGAACATAGAACTAGATACACCACCTGATTTCCCACTCGCT GATTTGCAGTTTAGTTCTCAAGACAGTATTCTCGGTTGGTTCGACCGGTTATGA
- the LOC121250543 gene encoding putative glucose-6-phosphate 1-epimerase produces MSPNIVYDANGLPRIRLTEPNGSSAEVLLYGGQVVSWKNERREELLFMGSKAIWKPPKAIRGGIPVCFPQFGNLGSLEQHGFARNKMWSLDSDPSPLPPAKNQSSVDLILKSTEEDLKTWPRSFELRLRISLSAGKLILIPRVRNTDNKTLSFMFALRNYLSVSDISEVRVEGLETLDYFDNLMRRERFTEQADAITFDGEIDRVYLTSPAKIAIIDHEKKRTVVLRKDGMPDSGVWNPWDKKAKALPDLRDEDYKTMLCVDSAAIENSIVLKPFEEWTGYQELSTVSSSYCSGQLDPRKVLQGIH; encoded by the exons GTGCTTTTGTATGGAGGGCAGGTCGTATCTTGGAAGAATGAACGAAGAGAAGAACTGCTTTTTATGGGAAGCAAG GCTATATGGAAACCACCTAAAGCCATAAGGGGAGGTATACCTGTCTGCTTTCCACAG TTTGGAAATCTTGGTTCGCTTGAGCAGCATGGATTTGCAAGGAACAAAATGTGGTCTCTGGATAGTGACCCTTCACCTTTGCCTCCAGCTAAGAATCAGTCATCAGTGGATCTGATATTGAAATCCACAGAAGAGGACCTAAAGACCTGGCCGCGTAG CTTCGAGTTGCGGCTTCGTATTTCTCTCAGTGCAGGAAAGCTAATTTTGATACCTCGGGTGAGAAATACAGATAACAAGACCCTCAGTTTTATGTTTGCTCTGCGCAACTACTTATCTGTATCAGATATCAG TGAAGTGCGTGTTGAGGGCTTGGAGACGCTGGACTACTTTGATAATCTGATGCGCAGAGAAAGGTTCACAGAGCAGGCAGATGCTATTACCTTTGATGGCGAG ATCGATAGAGTTTATCTGACTAGCCCAGCAAAGATTGCTATCATAGACCATGAGAAGAAAAGAACCGTTGTACTGCGGAAGGATGGCATGCCAGATTCAG GTGTATGGAATCCTTGGGACAAAAAGGCGAAGGCTCTCCCAGATTTGAGAGATGAGGATTACAAAACCATGTTGTGTGTGGATTCTGCAGCTATCGAAAATTCAATTGTCTTGAAACCCTTTGAAGAATGGACAGGCTATCAAGAACTATCTACTGTGTCGTCAAGTTATTGCAGTGGGCAGTTAGACCCTCGGAAGGTTCTTCAAGGCATTCATTGA
- the LOC121250305 gene encoding serine/threonine-protein kinase STY13-like, which translates to MGSGNGIYSVGEFSLDAKWLVDPKQLLVGPKIGEGVHAKVYKGQYKSQPVAIKVVQRGESPEQIAKREARFAREVAMLSRVQHKNLVKFIGACKEPVMVIVTELLLGGTLRKYLLNMRPRCLDMHVVVGFALDISRAMECLHSHGIIHRDLKPENLMLTADHKTVKLADFGLAREESLIEMMTAETGTYRWMAPELYSTVTLRHGDKKHYNHKVDTYSFAIVLWELIHNRLPFEGMSNLQAAYAAAFKNVRPSAENLPEDLALIVTSCWKEDPNARPNFCQIIQMLLRYLSIISPPEPVVPPRIYAPENTVFPPESPGTSSLMAGRGDSEETPNASVEDKPTSFFSCFRQCY; encoded by the exons atggggTCTGGCAATGGAATTTACTCGGTGGGGGAGTTCAGTTTGGATGCAAAGTGGCTGGTCGATCCTAAGCAACTTCTTGTTGGGCCTAAGATTGGAGAGGGTGTGCATGCAAAAGTTTACAAGGGACA atatAAAAGTCAACCAGTTGCTATTAAAGTTGTCCAAAGAGGGGAGAGTCCGGAACAAATTGCCAAGAGAGAAGCGCGGTTTGCCAGGGAGGTTGCAATGTTATCCAGAGTTCAACACAAGAATCTAGTGAAG TTTATTGGCGCGTGCAAGGAACCTGTCATGGTGATAGTCACTGAGCTTCTATTGGGTGGGACATTGCGTAAGTACTTGCTGAACATGCGGCCAAGGTGCTTGGATATGCATGTGGTGGTTGGGTTTGCACTTGATATTTCTCGTGCAATGGAATGCTTACACTCCCATGGGATCATCCACCGGGATCTGAAACCCG AAAACTTGATGTTGACTGCCGACCATAAAACAGTTAAACTTGCAGATTTTGGTTTAGCTAGAGAAGAGTCATTAATAGAGATGATGACTGCTGAAACAGGGACATATCGTTGGATGGCTCCAGAG CTTTACAGCACAGTCACGCTAAGGCATGGAGATAAGAAGCATTACAATCACAAGGTGGACACCTACAGCTTCGCAATCGTGCTGTGGGAGCTCATCCACAATAGATTGCCTTTTGAAGGCATGTCAAATCTACAGGCAGCATATGCAGCCGCATTTAAG AATGTGAGGCCCAGTGCTGAAAACCTCCCTGAGGATCTGGCTCTGATCGTGACTTCATGTTGGAAAGAGGACCCTAATGCTCGGCCTAACTTCTGCCAAATAATACAGATGCTCTTGCGCTATCTCTCTATCATTTCACCTCCAGAGCCTGTAGTCCCTCCTCGGATATACGCGCCCGAGAATACTGTGTTTCCCCCAGAATCTCCGGGTACAAGTTCCTTAATGGCTGGGAGAGGTGACTCAGAGGAAACCCCAAATGCTAGCGTGGAAGACAAGCCTACAAGTTTTTTCAGTTGCTTTAGACAGTGTTACTGA
- the LOC121250304 gene encoding SUPPRESSOR OF GAMMA RESPONSE 1-like isoform X1, whose amino-acid sequence MARTWLMNSRGLATKVRNATCSPAYQIKDCGANRECPKCHYCIDNSDVSPEWPGLPLGVKFDPSDTELLEHLAAKCGVGNSKEHLFIDEFIPTLEEEQGICYTHPENLPGAKRDGSSVHFFHRTMNAYASGHRKRRKIHSQHSLNKEHVRWHKTGKTKPVMENGVQKGCKKIMVLYKGSKKGSKPGKFNWVMHQYHLGTEEEEKEGEFVVSKILYQQPKQTDNNDGSPVVQDSEIMTLQNSPRTPKANPPHPPRTGKSVLLDDFDHSNILLSPAQEAEYGSKASRTPASDIQSKDKMEYPAWLAGESQAVENSVLKCTDDSLLCKEVFNSCAVDHSSMNHISYTDFVSNIDEDSGINNVSPGIADLENIELDTPPDFPLADLQFSSQDSILGWFDRL is encoded by the exons ATGGCGAG GACTTGGCTAATGAACAGCAGAGGATTGGCAACAAAAGTGAGAAATGCTACGTGTTCTCCTGCTTATCAAATTAAAGACTGCGGAGCAAATCGTGAATGCCCAAAATGCCATTATTGTATTGACAACAGTGAT GTATCTCCTGAATGGCCTGGCCTGCCTCTTGGTGTGAAGTTTGATCCTTCAGATACAGAGCTCTTAGAACATTTAGCGGCAAAGTGTGGTGTTGGAAACTCAAAGGAACACTTGTTTATTGatgagttcatcccaacacttgagGAGGAGCAAGGAATTTGCTACACCCATCCAGAAAATCTTCCAG gGGCTAAGAGAGATGGAAGCAGTGTCCATTTCTTTCACAGAACAATGAATGCATATGCTTCTGGTCATCGGAAACGCCGCAAGATCCATAGTCAACATAGTTTGAACAAGGAGCATGTCCGCTGGCACAAGACAGGTAAGACCAAACCTGTGATGGAAAATGGAGTGCAGAAGGGCTGTAAGAAGATCATGGTGCTGTATAAAGGTTCAAAGAAGGGGTCCAAGCCAGGTAAGTTCAATTGGGTGATGCATCAATATCATCTTgggactgaagaagaagagaaggaaggagaatTTGTGGTCTCAAAAATTCTCTACCAACAGCCAAAGCAGACTGACAATAATGATGGCAGCCCGGTGGTTCAGGATTCTGAAATTATGACTCTACAAAATAGTCCTAGGACTCCAAAAGCAAACCCTCCCCATCCACCCCGCACTGGGAAATCTGTTCTGCTTGATGATTTTGATCACAGTAACATACTCCTGTCCCCTGCTCAG GAAGCAGAATATGGCTCTAAAGCATCTCGCACCCCTGCATCTGATATTCAGAGTAAGGACAAGATGGAGTACCCTGCATGGTTGGCAGGCGAATCTCAGGCCGTTGAGAACTCTGTTTTAAAATGCACGGATGATTCATTGCTATGCAAGGAGGTTTTCAATTCTTGTGCTGTAGATCATTCAAGCATGAATCACATCTCTTATACTGACTTTGTTAGCAACATAGATGAGGATAGTGGAATTAACAATGTGTCTCCTGGAATTGCTGACCTCGAGAACATAGAACTAGATACACCACCTGATTTCCCACTCGCT GATTTGCAGTTTAGTTCTCAAGACAGTATTCTCGGTTGGTTCGACCGGTTATGA
- the LOC121250797 gene encoding ribosomal RNA-processing protein 8 has translation MEKKPSSKRKRAKRLKSQNKKLRHEKDDSAAVEEVDERQEEGKEEPSASAFAKRTKSQGFSKSSTFLDKMKARLSGGHFRMINEKLYTCTGKEALDYFKEDPALFNVYHAGYQEQMSHWPEQPVNIIIKWLKNGSPFLVVADFGCGDARLAKNVENKVFSLDLVSNDPSVIACDMSKTPLDTSVIDVAVFCLSLMGTNFASYLKEAHRVLKPGGWLLIAEVKSRFDPNTGGADPKKFSKAVCELGFTSELKDFSNKMFILLYFKKKDKQNPNRKEIEWPELKPCLYKRR, from the exons ATGGAGAAGAAACCGAGCAGCAAGCGAAAGAGGGCGAAACGCCTGAAGTCTCAGAACAAGAAGCTTCGTCATGAGAAGGACGATTCTGCGGCAGTTGAAGAAGTCGATGAACGTcaagaggaaggaaaagaagaaccTTCTGCTTCTGCTTTTGCTAAGCGTACAAAATCGCAGGGCTTCTCTAAGTCCTCTACTTTTCTCGATAAg ATGAAAGCGAGGTTATCAGGAGGGCATTTCAGGATGATTAACGAGAAGCTATACACTTGCAC tGGCAAAGAAGCGCTTGATTATTTCAAAGAGGACCCGGCATTATTTAATGTG TATCATGCAGGATATCAAGAGCAAATGTCACATTGGCCAGAACAGCCggttaatataattataaagtggCTAAAGAATGGCAGCCCTTTTTTGGTTGTAGCTGATTTTGGCTGTG GAGATGCACGCCTTGCTAAAAATGTAGAGAATAAAGTATTCTCCCTTGATCTTGTTTCAAATGATCCTTCAGTAATTGCTTGTGACATGTCCAAG ACACCTCTTGATACTTCAGTCATCGATGTTGCTGTGTTCTGCCTTTCACTCATGGGGACCAACTTTGCAAGTTACCTCAAGGAAGCACACAGAGTCCTTAAGCCAGG TGGCTGGCTTTTGATAGCTGAAGTAAAGAGCAGGTTTGATCCAAACACCGGAGGAGCAGAtccaaaaaaattctcaaaagcAGTTTGTGAGCTAGGATTTACCTCCGAGTTAAAG GATTTCTCGAACAAGATGTTCATTTTATTATACTTCAAGAAGAAG GATAAGCAAAATCCCAACAGGAAGGAAATCGAGTGGCCTGAGCTGAAACCTTGTTTGTACAAGCGCCGCTGA